TCAGGCGCGCAGAGGCGGTCGCCTTCGACGTGGCCGACTACGATCCCGAGACTGGCGCACTCACCATCCGGCGGGGCAAGGGTAACAAGGCTCGCCTCATGTACGCGACGAACGGCGCCCGCGATGCCCTTGCGGCCTGGTTGACGGTGCGTGGCTCGGAGCCGGGGCCGTTGTTCGTCCCGGTGGACAAGGCGGGCCGCATCATGCTCCGCCGGCTGACACCCGAGTCCGTGTTTGACCGCCTCGCCCATCTGGCGAAGCGCGCCGGCATCGCCCGCTTTTCCCCGCACGACATGCGCCGCAGCTTCATCTCCGACCTACTCGATAACGGCGCCGACTTGGCCGTGGTGCAGGCAATGGCCGGGCACGCGAACCCGGCGACCACGGCGCGGTACGACCGGCGGGGCGAGAGGGCAAAGCAGGGGGCCGCTGGGTTGTTGGTCGTGCCCTATGTGCCGGCGTGAGGCTGTTCCTCGTCGTCCTCGTCTTCAACAGTGACCGGCTCAACCTGCGTGGCAGATAGGCGTGCGTACAGCCGCCCACCGCTGGCGAAGAGAGCACGATCCCCGGCGCGCACGGTACCGTTGGTCCCGGTCAGGTTGGGCGCGTCGGCGAGTTCCCGCAGGAGAGCGCGAAGCTGATCCCGTCGCATCGTATGTCCTCCCGCGCCTGCTTCGCCTGACAAAACTGGCGTGTCAACCCCAAGTCGGATGCGACCTCGAAGCGGCCCAAGCAGCGGGCGGTTGGGCTGCTCGTCGTGCCCTACGTGCCGGCGTGATCGGACAAACGGCCGGGGACGAACAGCCACCAAACAGCCACCAGCGGTCCGCAGCTTGAAGCGCGGTTGCGCCTAACTCCTCGAACTCACGAGAGCGGGCGACCGGGGTCGAACCGGCGACGTCCAGCTTGGGAAGCTGGCATTCTACCACTGAATTACGCCCGCAACGGCCCGAGACCGTAGCGCACTCGTCCTCGCCTCGCAACACTACCGCCCGCGCGCGCTTCCTTGACTGCCTGGGGACCCGCGCCTACGATCCCTCCGACCCGCATGGCGACGCCCCGCGCGCGCTC
This genomic window from Deltaproteobacteria bacterium contains:
- a CDS encoding integrase; its protein translation is RRAEAVAFDVADYDPETGALTIRRGKGNKARLMYATNGARDALAAWLTVRGSEPGPLFVPVDKAGRIMLRRLTPESVFDRLAHLAKRAGIARFSPHDMRRSFISDLLDNGADLAVVQAMAGHANPATTARYDRRGERAKQGAAGLLVVPYVPA